The genomic region GCGTCAGCACCAGGAAATTCGTGGAGAGGCCGGTCTCGTACCGGTCCTTTTCAGCGGAGAGCTGAACCTCGGCCGCCTCGCGCCCCGCGCGGGACGACTCGATCCTTTGACCCGCGGTCTCCAGCGCGGACGCGGCGTCGAGGACCTCCGCGCGGATCGCCTTCCGCACGCGCACCAAGTCCGCCTCGGCCTGCCGCTCGACGTGGCGGGCGATGTCGGCCTCCGCGCGCGCCGTGCGGTTCCGTATCGGAAGGCTCAGTACCAGCGCCACCCGGGCCGCGTCGAAGTCGCCGTCGCCGAGCGATTGGAACGACTGCGCGAGGGCCCCGTCGAGATTCGAGGGGAGCGGGCCGGCCGGACCCGCAGGGTTCCGCGAGCCCGCGAGCCCAAAGCGGTCGTACGAAGCGACCGCGTCGAGCGCCGGCCAAACCCCGCTGCGCGCGAACGACGTCTCGGCGTGACGGCGCTCCACGACGGCCCGCGCCGCGCCCAGCTCCGGCCGCGCCGCGAGCGCGCGCTGCAACGATGCCGCGACGTCGACCGGGGTCACCTCGACCGCAGCGCTGTCGGCGGGAGCGATCTCGGAGAGCCACATCGACTCGTCGGTATCCTCGAGGATCAGGAGCTTGAGGTCGTTCTCGGCGCGGGCGGTCGTTTCGCGCGCGGCCAAGAGCTCGCTCCGCCGACGCTCCAGCTCCGCGCGCGGCTGAGCCACCTCGGTTCCAGGCACCGCGCCCGTCTGCACGCGCGTGCGCGTCTCATTCAATTGCTCCTCCGCGAGGCGCACCGCTTCCTCGCGAACGCCTACGCCGAGCCGGGCGGCGGTGAGGGCCCAGTAGGCCTGCTCCACCGCCGCGACCGTTTCCGTCAGCGTGCGCCGAAGGGACGCGTCGGCTTGCCGACGACCCGCCTTCGCGACACGCACAGAGAGTCGCGCCCCGTCGATCGCCCGATCGCGCAGAAGGGGCTGCCTCAACTCGACGCCGACCCGGGTGCTGTAGGCCGGGGAGAGCCGCGCAAAGCTTCCCTCGGTCTTATCCCGCGCGGCCCGCCCCCGCAGGGATAGCGCGCCGCCGGTGGGAAGGAGCTGGTGAAGCGTGACGCCGCCCTCAGCCGTGCTGGCCTCGGGGGCGATCTGGTTGGGCAGGGTGCCCGAGAACGAAGAGTTCAATGGCTCGTTCGACCTCGACCATCCTCCGTCCAGCTCCGCCACCGGATCGTAGGCGCCGCTCGCGCTGCTCACGGCCGCCTTGGCCGCGGCGAACGACTCGCGCTCGATCAGGAGCCCCTCGTTCTTCTGCAGAGCCAGGTTGATCGCCTCGTCCAGGGTCATGCGGTGCTCGGCGCCGAACGCGGGGGCCGCCGACAAGGCGAACGCCATCAGTAGCGGCGCCAGCGCGACGATTCGTTTCGACTTCCCAAGATTCATTCTTCACCTCGCTTCCGTAGTTCGATCTTCTGGAGGCGCTCGTCGATGGCTCGTGCGAAACGCTCCAGCTTTTGAGGATCGAGGCAGGCGAGCGACGCCAGCTCGAAGGACGTCAGCTCGATGCCGCGTTCGGCCAGCTCTTTCAGAGCGGCCGTTGGGTTCATCTTGAATCGGCGACGCAATCCTTCGTCTGTCGCCAAGACACCGATGATTCGTTCGACATGTAGTTGGCTCATTTGCATCTCCTCTCGCGTAACGCCTATCTCAAGAGACGTGCCAAGTCGTGAGGCGTCGGCGAAAGAGCGTGATTCCCATGTGCGCGTGGAGCTTGACGTCACGCGCGTAAGTCGAACGAGACGGACGGGCTTCGACGTGTATGTAGATAAATCGACAGAACGTCGATTGGCGGGCGGGACCGACCGCTTCCTCCAGATCACGCGGGGGACCGAGCGTTTCGACCCGAAACGGGCGACGCCGGGCTTTTTGGGCCCGGCGTCTGAGGGGGGTATGGGCGGGACTGTGTTGCGGGGTGCTCGAGGAAACTAGAACCGATACAGGAGACCTACGGTGCCGCGCTCCATCCAGATATTGTCCGCGCCCTTGGAAGTCGAGAGCCCGGTGGAGTTGTTGGACGGGAACGCGACCAGCTCACGTACATCGGCGCGCACGCCCCAGCGGTCATTCAGTCCATAGGACACGCCTCCGCCGAAGTTGATCGCGAACGCGGTCTCGGACTTCGAGAGCTGAGGGACCCGATCTGGATCGGTGTTCGACAGGAACGTGACCGCGCCCGCTCCGGCCGCCAGGTACGGCGTCAAATTGGATACCGGGAAATCGGCGCGCAGATTGGCCTGGTACGCGAGAATATCGGCAGACTTCTTGTCCTGGGACACACCCGATCCAAGATCGACGCTCTGCTTGACCGGGATCAGCCACGTGAACTCTCCTTCAGCGGCCAACCTCGACGTCATGCGGTACGACACGGTCGCGACAGCCGGGACGTTGACGAAGTGGTCCGGCAACGAGGTGTCATTCTTGTTCAGAGCCTGGACCCCGCCCATGAGCGAGAGCTCGGCCCGGGACTCCCCCGCCGCGGCGGACGAAACGGCGCCGGCGACGAGGAACGCGGCAACTGCTACGGCACTGGCGAAACGGATGCTCCCTTTACTGGTCTTCATGGCATTCCTCCCCAGAGGGGTTTGCGGCGGCGCGGCGCCGGGGCGCCGTTTGCGTCGGGCGGGCCGCCCGCCGCTTCCTCTGGTCATGCGTTACATCAAGCAACATGCCAATGGAGCGATCGGGACGCGAGTCGGCCGATACTCTTTGCGCTCGTGGAAGTTGTGCTGCTTAAGACGAGGCGGTGAAGTTTCGGGGAGGTTTCTTGGAGTTGCCGAGAGATCAGCAGGCTGTCGATTTCTCGGCAACCGCCGAGCAACGCAGCTACTGAACTCCGTACTTCTCGATGCGGGAATAGAGCTGGGCGCGTGTCAACCCCAGTAGACGGGCGGCCCTGGACTTGTTGCCCTTGGCCTGACCCAGAGCCTTCTCCACCAGGTCGCGCTCCACGTCCTCGAGGTTCATGCCGTCCGAAGGGATCCCGCCGTCCGAGATACTGCTGATCTTCACGGGCCTCCCACCATCCGACACCGGCGAGGCAAGGACCCTCAACGCTCCGTATGTCGGGCGAGACACTGCGGCCGGAAGATGGTCGCGCGTGATGAGACCACCGTCGGACATCAAGATCGCCCGCTCGATCGCGTTCCGGAGCTCGCGAACGTTTCCGGGCCAGCGGTAGCCCAGCAACCAACCGCGAGCATCCTTCGAGATTCCCGCCGCGGGCCGTCCCATCGTCCTGCCCAGGTCCTCGAGGAACGCCTCGGCGAGAGGCAAGATATCCTCGGAGCGTTCCCGGAGCGGCGCGATGTGGATCTGGAACACGTTCAGGCGGTAGTAGAGGTCCTCCCGGAACGTTTGATTCGCGATGGCCGCCGTCAGATCGCGGTTCGTGGCCGCGATCACCCGCACGTCGGCCTTCAACGTGCGGGACCCACCCACGCGCTGGAACTCACGCTGCTCCAACACGCGAAGGAACTTCGCCTGCACGATCGGGCTCATCTCGGCGATTTCATCGAGGAACAACGTTCCCCCCGCCGCCTGCTCCATCCGTCCGATCTTCGTGGCGATCGCCCCGGTGAACGCTCCCTTCTCGTGACCGAACAACTCGGACTCGAGCAGGGTCTCGGGGAGCGCCGCGCAGTTGATCGCGACGAACGGCTTGCCCGAACGCGGCGAGCCTTGGTGGATGAGGCTCGAGATCACTTCCTTGCCGGTCCCGGACTCGCCGGTGATGAGCACGGTGGTTTCCGAGGCCGTCACCCGCTGGGCTGCCCTCAATGTTTCCTTCCATGAAGGCGATATCCCAATGACGCGGCCGCCTCCGCGGGACTCCAGCTCTCGCGCGAGTGTTTCGACCGTGGCTTCGAGCCGCTCCGCCCGCTCCCGCGCTTCCGCGGCGACCCGGGCTTCATCCGAGAGCCGCAGGTGGGACAGCATCAAGGCGACGCGGTCCGCGAGACGGATCGCGACCTCGGTGTCCTCCCAGGTGTAACGCGACGGCTCGCGATGGAAGAAGCTGAGGCCGCCTTGGACCTGCCCTGAAATCCAGACCGGGACCCGGAGCCAAGACCGCATGCCCGAGGAGATAATGAGGCGATGGCGCTCCGTGTCGGGCGGGATCTCGGCCGGGATGTCTTTGATGATCTCGGACGCATTTCGCCGCGCGAGCTCGGCGTCGGTAAGAGGGACTGCCGCCGTCGGCGCCGGGTTGTCGGTCTTGCCCGCGATCGCGGAGATGCGGATCGTCTTCGCGCCCATGTCCAATTCGGTCAGGCACATCATGTCATGCGGCAGGATGGCCTTCATGCCGTCGGAAAGCGGCTCGAATACCTCGCGCACGTCGAGCGACTGGGCCAGCATCCCCAGCAACGCCTCGATCCGGTCGAGCCGGTCCCTGCGACGCTGCTCGATATCCCAGAGCTTCCAGTGCTCGACCGCCGATCCAAGCAACGCCGCGATCGGCTTGAGAACCTCCTGGTGCTCGTCGGTGAACGCGTTCGTCGTTTGCGAGGACAGCCAGACGCCCCCGGCGAACGTGTTCCCGGCCCGGAACGGTTCCCACATGCCGGATCCCATTCCCCCTTCGAGCGCCGTCGCGTCTAGCGGAAATGAAGGATCGAGCTCCTTCCTGGCGTCGTTGATCCGAGGGGTGGGGCCCGCGTGCGGACGCATCCTCGGCGACCACATGGTCACCGGCATGGGATCGGAGCTTTTCGCGTCCGAGCATTTCGGCCCCGAGCACGTTCCATCCGGCTTTGGCTGCGTGAAGGTGACGGCGTGGAGGACCACGTGCGAGCCGTCGATGATCCGGACCACGCCCATCTTATAGAAGGGAATGACCCGCTGGACGGCTGTGCCCACGCGGTCGAAGACCTCGCGGAGCTCGATCGTCTCCGACGCGATCTCGGCGATCTCGGAGAGAACGCCGGTTACCAACTGAGCATCAATGGGAGCGGCTGTGAGGCCCATAGGTTCCCGTTCGCGGTTCGCGGTGACTTGGGTTGGTCCACGTTTGGACGCGGCCCAAGGCCCGGCGGATCGGACTAAATCTCCCCGACGCCAAAATTCGGAACATAAGGCTGACCGAGCCCTACCCCGATGTCTACTGGATTGACGTTCGGCGGGAGCCGGACCCCCCGAGGAACGAAAAGGTCCCGCCCTCTTGCATCTCCTGCGCCGCGCCCAGAATCGCGCCTAACGCGATGTGACACAACGCACTGCCCACGCTGACGCGTTTCACCCCGATGCTCGAGAGCTCGGAGAGGGACAACCCACTCTGCGGCATCACCAGGACATTCAAGGGTCGGTCCACGGATTTGACCACGCTCGCGATGTCGTCTTTCTTGGTGAGCCCGGGCGCGAAGAGAACGTCGGCGCCCGCTTCCTGATATGCCTGGAGGCGTGCGATGGTGTCCGCGAGATTCGCCCGACCGACCAGATAGTTGTCCGCCCGGGCGGTAAGAGTGAAAGGAAACGGGCGCGGCCGCGGCAATGCGCTCCGCCGCTCGCTTCTGCTCATAGACCGGGTCGCCCGCGCGCGTGGTGGCGTCTTCGATGGAGCATCCCACGAGTCCCACCTCGGCGGCGCGGCGGATGGTCTCGGCCACCTCCGCCGGATCGTCGCCATAGCCGTTCTCAAGATCTCCGGTGACGGGGAGGTCGGTGGCGGAGGCGATCGCGCCTACGAGGGCCATCATCCTGTCCCGCCCGATCGCGTGATCCCGTTCCCCGGCCAGGAGCGCAATCCCGGCGCTCGTCGTCGCCAGGGCCTCGAAGCCCAGATCAGCGAGGATGCGTGCCGTCCCCGCGTCGCCCGGATTCGGAACGATGAACGCGTGCCGCCGCTCGTGGAGCGCCCGGAATGTCTGCGCCTTCTCGAGCTGAGACCTCATTGGTTACATAGGCGCCCGGAACGAGGCGGGCCGAGATCGAAAGTCGATTCCATGCGTTGATGGCCGCCAGCGCGAGCGTCAGATCGCACAGTTCCTTCTCGCTGAATCGCGCTCGGACCTCCTCGTACAGCGAGTCGGGCACGTGTCCATCCGTGATCAGCGTCACCGCTTCGGTCCACGCGAGCGCCGCGCGCTCACGCTCCGTGTAGTAGGGGCACTCGCGCCAGGCATCGAGCGAGTAGAGGCGCTGCTCGCTCTCCCCGCGCGCACGCAGATCCTTCCAGTGCATGTCGAGGCAATAGGCACAGCCGTTGATCTGTGAGGCGCGAAGCCGAACCAGGTCGAGCAATGGAACCTCCAACCCGCACTTCGAGACGTACTGATCCAGCGCGTCCATGGAATCGTAAACGCCGGGAGCCACCTTGCCGTAATTGAGCCGGGATTTCATGAGTCCCTCCAGTCTTGTTTGTGTCCTGGCACATCCCTATGCCGTGAAAAGTCTCACCAGCACTTCACCCACATGATACTGAGATCCCTGGCCCGGCTGGGGGCCAAGACCAAGGTCTCTCGGTCAAAAAGCGAGTAGAATTGCGGAGCCGCAGTCCAAGTCAGCGAATGTCTCGCGCGTGAGGAGTGACCCAAATGGCCAAGGTGCTCTGTGTCCTGTACGACGACCCGGTCGGAGGGTATCCGACATCCTATGCTCTCGCCGATATCCCGAAGATCGACGGCTACCCCGGCGGCCAGACCGTCCCCACCCCGAAGCGAATCGATTTCAAGCCGGGCCAGCTCCTCGGGAGCGTCTCCGGCGAGCTCGGGCTGCGCAAGTTTGTGGAGTCGCAGGGCCACAAGCTGGTCGTCACCGCCGACAAGGACGGACCGAAATCCGCCTTCGAGCGCGAGCTGCCCGACGCGGAGATCGTCATCTCCCAGCCGTTCTGGCCCGCGTACCTGACCGCGGAGCGCTTCGCCAACGCGCCGAAGCTGAAGCTCGCGATCACCGCGGGCATCGGGTCGGATCACGTCGATCTGCAGGCGGCCATCGAGCGGGGGATCACCGTCGCCGAGGTCACCTACTGCAACAGCATCAGCGTGTCGGAGCACGTGGTCATGATGATCCTGGCGCTCGTGCGCAATTACATCCCGTCGTATCAGGTGGTCGTCGACGGCGGCTGGAATATCGCGGACTGCGTCGCCCGCTCCTACGATCTGGAAGGAATGGTGGTGGGCACCGTGGGCGCCGGGCGCATCGGCTCGGCGGTACTGCGCCGGCTCAAGCCGTTCGACGTGAAGCTCCACTACACCGATCGGCATCGGCTGCCGACAAGCGTCGAGCAGGAGCTGGGATTGACCTTCCATCCGAACGCCGACACGCTGGTGAAGGTCTGCGACGTGGTCACGATCAACACCCCGCTCCATCCGGAGACCGAGCATCTCTTCAACGACGCGCTCATCGCCCAGATGAAGCGCGGCGCCTATCTGGTGAATACCGCGCGAGGGAAGATCTGCGACCGCGACGCGATCGCGAGGGCGTTGAAGAGCGGGCAGCTCGCCGGGTACGCCGGCGACGTCTGGTTCCCGCAGCCTGCGCCGAAGGATCACCCCTGGCGGTCGATGCCGCACCACGGGATGACGCCGCACGTGTCCGGCACGAGCTTGTCGGCCCAGGCCCGCTACGCGGCGGGCGTGCGCGAGATTCTGGAATGCTGGTTCGAGGGGCGCCCGATCCGCGAGGAATACCTGATCGTTTCCGAGGGCGAGCTAGCCGGAGCGGGGGCGCATTCCTACAGCGCCGGAAACGCGACCGGGGGCTCGGAGGAAGCGGCGCGGTTCAAGAAGTAGGCGAGCCATTGGGTCATCCTGCTCATAGATAGCCGTGGGGGTAGAGCGTGTCGATTGAGATCATCGGCGCGATCAGTCGCGTGGAGACCATCGCGGTGGGGCGGGCGATTCGGGAGCGAGCGCGATTGGAGCGCGTCTACGGCCCCGGCCGCTGGCGGAAGCGTAAGGGGATCGCTCGAGTTAAGACGGGATACGGGACCATCCTCGCCGAAGTACACTGGTATGAGGCATCGGGGATTGGGCGGAAGGAATTCAAAATCAAACGTATCTTGAGCGAGTGACCATGGCAAAGCGGGAGAACGGGACTCAGTACGTCATTTGCATTTCGAATCGTGGATACAGGGCATCCTTGGTTGTGCGACGGATCTACCGCATGAAGCCGGATCCAAAGGCGATGAAGCACGGGCTCCTTCGGGTCGTTGACGAGTCTGGCGAGGACTATCTGTACCCAGAGAAGCTGTTTGTCACGATTGCACTTCCCCGGGGAGCGGGGCGCGCCTTCCGGGCGGCGAGCTAACCCGTCTGCGGCGCGCCCATCACCACCCGCAGTGATGCCGAGCACAACCGCTCTCGATTTTACGTCCCCCCTCCACGCTCTCGGCTACGCCTCATTTCGCCCGGGGCAGCTGGAGGCCCTGGAAGCCCTCTTCGAACATCGTCGCCTCCTGCTTGTCGCTCCGACTGGCGGTGGGAAGAGCCTCATCTACCAGCTTCCGGCCACGATGCTCGAGCGGACGTCGCTCGTCATCTCTCCCCTCATCGCGCTGATGCAGGACCAGGTCGCCGCTCTCACCGACCGCGGCGTGCCCGCGACCTACCTCGCGAGCACGCTCTCCGAGGAGGAGACCCGCGCGCGCCTTCGCGGCATCCGCGCGGGCGAGTACCGCCTGGTCTACGTAGCGCCGGAGCGGCTCCAGTACCCGGGGTTCCAGGAAATGGCCCGGGATCTCGATCCACCCCTCATCGCGGTCGACGAGGCGCACTGCATCAGCCACTGGGGGCACGATTTCCGGCGCGAGTACCTCGAGATCGGCGACTTCCTGAGTCGGTTTCCCGCCGCAATGGTCCTTGCCTGCACAGCCACGGCCACGCCGGCGGTGCGCGACGACATCGTCACGCAGCTAAGGCTCGGCCCGGACACGCCGCAGATCCTCCGCGGCTTCGCGCGCCCGAATCTCTCGCTGCGCGTTGGCAACGTGGCGTCGGCGGATGAGCTTCACGCGGGCATTGACCAGGCGCTGGCGGAGGCACTCGGCGGCCACGGCGCTCGCGACAACAAGCCAGGCGCCGTCATCATCTACTGCTTAAGCCGCGCTGACGCCGAGGCACAGGCCAGAAGGCTCCGCACGGCGGGTTGGGCCGCCGGCTGGTACCACGCGGGCCTCTCGGGCGAGCACCGCTCCGAAGTGCAACGCCGCTTCATGTCGGGCGCCCTGAACGTCGTGACCGCCACGAACGCATTCGGCATGGGGATCGACCGCGCCGATGTGCGCGCCGTGATTCATCTCTCGCCGCCCGACTCCGTCGAGGCGTACTACCAGGAAGTGGGGCGCGCGGGGCGCGACGGTCTCGACGCGTTTGGGCTGCTCCTCCTTCGCCTGGCGGACATCCCGCGGCGAAAATCGCTGATCGAGCGGAGCGCCCACGACAAGGGCGCGTCGGCCGAGTGGGTGGAGCACCGCTGGTCGATGTTCCGCGATCTCCTCCGCTGGGCCGAGGGCGGCACCTGCCGGCACGACGCCATCCTTCGCTACTTCGGCGATGAGGTGGAGACGCTGCACGGCTGCGGACGGTGCGATGTCTGCCTGGAGCTGGCGGAGGGCGACTTAGGCGATGCCGGATCGGCGGCGCGCGGCGAGGAAATCGCGATGGCGATGCTCTCGGCGGTGCGGCTGGTGGATCGGCGGCTGGGCTTCAAGGTGACGGTGAAGTTTCTTCGCGGGGAGAAGGACGACCGGCTGGCGCGATACGGGCTGGCCGGGCGTCGGGAGTTCGGGGCGCTGGCGAAGTACCCGGAGGAGTGGCTGAGCCTGGTGCTACAGCGCTGCGTCACAGCGGGGTGGGTCGATTTCACCGACGGCGAGTATCCGCTGCTGATGCTGACCGCCCAGGGAGCGGCGGTGCTAGAGGGGAAGCGGGCAGCGCGGTTGGTGCTGCCGCCGGCGAAAGCCCCCGGTAGTCGACCCGCGACGCGCCGGCAGCGGCGCGGCGCCGCCGGGCTCCCCGGTGCCCTCGCCGCCGCGGGGGCGGACAAACCCGCCGGCTACGCTACCCGTTTCGACGCGCTCCGTCGCTGGCGGCTGGAGCGCGCCCGCGCGGACTCCGTACCCGCCTTTGTCGTCGCCTCCGACCGCACGCTGGACGACATTGCCACACTCAATCCGTCCAACCTGGAGGAACTCCATCTCTGCTACGGCATCGGCTCGAGCAAGGTCGAGAAATACGGGCCGGAGGTCTTACAAGTTTTGCGCCACTTGGGGTAGATTGGCCCCGATGACACCTAAGCGAAGTGGCGAGACGCTTTTCCTTCCCGGCGGCCGGGGCGATCGGCCGTCGAAATTAAGTCCCGACCGGACCCTGCCGCCGCACCTCCAAGAGCAACTTCCCCGGCGGCTGCGAAATATCGCGCTCCTCTACTCGCTGGCGTTCTTCCTGTCGGAGTTCGCCCCCTCCATCGTGGCGGGGAAGCTTTCGCAGGAATACCAGGCGCTGTTCGACTGGCTCCCCGGCGTGGCGTCGATCCTGATCGGCATCGTGGTCGCGGCGCTCGCGTCCAGCCCGCGCGTGCCGTGGCAGGTGAAAATGAACGTCGGCCTCGTGTTCGAGGTCCTCGGCAGCTACGGCATCGCGCTCTCGATGTACCTCGGGGCCGAGCGGTTCGCGAGCACACCGATCGTCTTCTTCGCGCTCTCCCCATCGTGGGTCGCGATCTGGATGATCCTCTACTCGATCGTCGTTCCGGCACAGCCCGTGAGGGCGCTCTTCGCGCTGCTCGCCTCGGCGTCCGCGCCTGCCGTGGTCATGGCGTACTCGCTACATCACGCCGGGCTCTTTCACATTTTCACTCCGGAGACGTTCTTCCTCACCCACATCCTCCCCTACCTCACCTGCGTCCTTCTCGCATACGCGAGCGCCCGCATTATGGTCACGCTGGGCGCGGAGGTGTCTCGCGCGCGCGAGCTGGGCAGCTACAAGCTGATCGAGCGCCTCGGCCAGGGCGGCATGGGCGAGGTCTGGAGGGCGTCGCACCAGCTCCTGGCGCGAGAGGCGGCCA from Candidatus Eisenbacteria bacterium harbors:
- a CDS encoding TolC family protein, with amino-acid sequence MNLGKSKRIVALAPLLMAFALSAAPAFGAEHRMTLDEAINLALQKNEGLLIERESFAAAKAAVSSASGAYDPVAELDGGWSRSNEPLNSSFSGTLPNQIAPEASTAEGGVTLHQLLPTGGALSLRGRAARDKTEGSFARLSPAYSTRVGVELRQPLLRDRAIDGARLSVRVAKAGRRQADASLRRTLTETVAAVEQAYWALTAARLGVGVREEAVRLAEEQLNETRTRVQTGAVPGTEVAQPRAELERRRSELLAARETTARAENDLKLLILEDTDESMWLSEIAPADSAAVEVTPVDVAASLQRALAARPELGAARAVVERRHAETSFARSGVWPALDAVASYDRFGLAGSRNPAGPAGPLPSNLDGALAQSFQSLGDGDFDAARVALVLSLPIRNRTARAEADIARHVERQAEADLVRVRKAIRAEVLDAASALETAGQRIESSRAGREAAEVQLSAEKDRYETGLSTNFLVLTRQNDLSRARLDEISALTDYRMARAEMGRATGSLIEERGINVNGTRR
- a CDS encoding porin family protein produces the protein MTRGSGGRPARRKRRPGAAPPQTPLGRNAMKTSKGSIRFASAVAVAAFLVAGAVSSAAAGESRAELSLMGGVQALNKNDTSLPDHFVNVPAVATVSYRMTSRLAAEGEFTWLIPVKQSVDLGSGVSQDKKSADILAYQANLRADFPVSNLTPYLAAGAGAVTFLSNTDPDRVPQLSKSETAFAINFGGGVSYGLNDRWGVRADVRELVAFPSNNSTGLSTSKGADNIWMERGTVGLLYRF
- a CDS encoding AAA family ATPase, yielding MGLTAAPIDAQLVTGVLSEIAEIASETIELREVFDRVGTAVQRVIPFYKMGVVRIIDGSHVVLHAVTFTQPKPDGTCSGPKCSDAKSSDPMPVTMWSPRMRPHAGPTPRINDARKELDPSFPLDATALEGGMGSGMWEPFRAGNTFAGGVWLSSQTTNAFTDEHQEVLKPIAALLGSAVEHWKLWDIEQRRRDRLDRIEALLGMLAQSLDVREVFEPLSDGMKAILPHDMMCLTELDMGAKTIRISAIAGKTDNPAPTAAVPLTDAELARRNASEIIKDIPAEIPPDTERHRLIISSGMRSWLRVPVWISGQVQGGLSFFHREPSRYTWEDTEVAIRLADRVALMLSHLRLSDEARVAAEARERAERLEATVETLARELESRGGGRVIGISPSWKETLRAAQRVTASETTVLITGESGTGKEVISSLIHQGSPRSGKPFVAINCAALPETLLESELFGHEKGAFTGAIATKIGRMEQAAGGTLFLDEIAEMSPIVQAKFLRVLEQREFQRVGGSRTLKADVRVIAATNRDLTAAIANQTFREDLYYRLNVFQIHIAPLRERSEDILPLAEAFLEDLGRTMGRPAAGISKDARGWLLGYRWPGNVRELRNAIERAILMSDGGLITRDHLPAAVSRPTYGALRVLASPVSDGGRPVKISSISDGGIPSDGMNLEDVERDLVEKALGQAKGNKSRAARLLGLTRAQLYSRIEKYGVQ
- a CDS encoding carboxymuconolactone decarboxylase family protein — its product is MKSRLNYGKVAPGVYDSMDALDQYVSKCGLEVPLLDLVRLRASQINGCAYCLDMHWKDLRARGESEQRLYSLDAWRECPYYTERERAALAWTEAVTLITDGHVPDSLYEEVRARFSEKELCDLTLALAAINAWNRLSISARLVPGAYVTNEVSAREGADIPGAPRAAARVHRSESGRRGDGTHPR
- a CDS encoding NAD-dependent formate dehydrogenase, producing MAKVLCVLYDDPVGGYPTSYALADIPKIDGYPGGQTVPTPKRIDFKPGQLLGSVSGELGLRKFVESQGHKLVVTADKDGPKSAFERELPDAEIVISQPFWPAYLTAERFANAPKLKLAITAGIGSDHVDLQAAIERGITVAEVTYCNSISVSEHVVMMILALVRNYIPSYQVVVDGGWNIADCVARSYDLEGMVVGTVGAGRIGSAVLRRLKPFDVKLHYTDRHRLPTSVEQELGLTFHPNADTLVKVCDVVTINTPLHPETEHLFNDALIAQMKRGAYLVNTARGKICDRDAIARALKSGQLAGYAGDVWFPQPAPKDHPWRSMPHHGMTPHVSGTSLSAQARYAAGVREILECWFEGRPIREEYLIVSEGELAGAGAHSYSAGNATGGSEEAARFKK
- a CDS encoding ATP-dependent DNA helicase RecQ — translated: MPSTTALDFTSPLHALGYASFRPGQLEALEALFEHRRLLLVAPTGGGKSLIYQLPATMLERTSLVISPLIALMQDQVAALTDRGVPATYLASTLSEEETRARLRGIRAGEYRLVYVAPERLQYPGFQEMARDLDPPLIAVDEAHCISHWGHDFRREYLEIGDFLSRFPAAMVLACTATATPAVRDDIVTQLRLGPDTPQILRGFARPNLSLRVGNVASADELHAGIDQALAEALGGHGARDNKPGAVIIYCLSRADAEAQARRLRTAGWAAGWYHAGLSGEHRSEVQRRFMSGALNVVTATNAFGMGIDRADVRAVIHLSPPDSVEAYYQEVGRAGRDGLDAFGLLLLRLADIPRRKSLIERSAHDKGASAEWVEHRWSMFRDLLRWAEGGTCRHDAILRYFGDEVETLHGCGRCDVCLELAEGDLGDAGSAARGEEIAMAMLSAVRLVDRRLGFKVTVKFLRGEKDDRLARYGLAGRREFGALAKYPEEWLSLVLQRCVTAGWVDFTDGEYPLLMLTAQGAAVLEGKRAARLVLPPAKAPGSRPATRRQRRGAAGLPGALAAAGADKPAGYATRFDALRRWRLERARADSVPAFVVASDRTLDDIATLNPSNLEELHLCYGIGSSKVEKYGPEVLQVLRHLG